A section of the Bradyrhizobium oligotrophicum S58 genome encodes:
- a CDS encoding TetR/AcrR family transcriptional regulator: MRKVDPVKHEQKRGEILQAALSCFVRNGFHGASTTDICAAAKISPGHLYHYFPSKEAMIEALMQRGLSRAASQLEAILASPDVIEALLNEIENTSIHRPEAQVLSTEGLAEACRNPDFARLVHEHARAMRAMLVEFLTRAQRRGDIDPGLDPEATANILLAIVDGARALPIRNPGVDIRQNTAHLKIMLTRFLKPRAAESLPDALASD; encoded by the coding sequence ATGAGGAAGGTCGATCCGGTCAAGCACGAGCAGAAGCGCGGGGAGATTCTCCAGGCGGCATTGTCGTGTTTCGTCCGGAACGGTTTTCACGGCGCCAGCACCACGGACATCTGTGCCGCGGCCAAGATCAGCCCGGGCCACCTCTACCACTACTTCCCCAGCAAGGAGGCGATGATCGAGGCCCTCATGCAGCGGGGCCTCAGCCGCGCAGCGTCGCAGCTGGAGGCGATCCTGGCCTCCCCCGATGTGATCGAAGCTCTGCTGAACGAGATCGAGAATACCAGCATCCATCGGCCGGAAGCCCAGGTGCTGAGCACCGAGGGACTGGCGGAGGCCTGCCGCAATCCTGATTTCGCCCGGCTCGTCCACGAGCATGCGCGCGCGATGCGCGCGATGCTGGTCGAGTTCCTCACCCGGGCGCAGCGCCGCGGCGATATCGACCCCGGCCTCGACCCAGAAGCCACCGCAAACATCCTTCTCGCCATCGTCGATGGCGCCCGCGCGCTGCCGATCCGCAATCCGGGCGTCGACATCAGGCAGAACACCGCTCACCTGAAAATCATGCTGACCCGGTTCCTGAAGCCGCGCGCAGCCGAGTCCCTGCCGGACGCGCTGGCCTCTGATTGA
- a CDS encoding helix-turn-helix transcriptional regulator: MAHADETQDLIGDIYDAALEPSLWPEVVGRAGRFVGGQVASIFSKSPIAGGGDVLCQSGIDPHYCRLYFEKYVKLDPATTGQYFAEVGQPIAVSDLMPQDELRETRFYREWAAPQGMVDFISTVIDKSATSAALFGVFRYEADGLTDEAARMRMQLIAPHIRRAVQIGRLIDLRSAEASAFAQTLERMTCGVSLVDALGRLVHANAAGRQLLDAGDPLFTRDGRLAARDGRVDQALQDLIARAGTRDATLGTDGAALLLTAQDGTHHVAHLLPLTSHARRKTGQLYEASAAIFLRRTRLEPVQSPELIARAYRLTPTELRVLLGIVDIGGVPEVANLLRVAETTIKTHLRRIFIKTGAERQADLIKLAAGFAMPLSR, translated from the coding sequence ATGGCGCATGCCGACGAGACGCAGGATCTGATCGGAGACATCTACGACGCGGCGCTCGAGCCGTCGCTATGGCCCGAGGTCGTCGGCCGCGCCGGCCGTTTCGTCGGCGGCCAGGTCGCGTCGATCTTTTCCAAGAGCCCGATCGCCGGCGGCGGCGATGTCCTGTGCCAGTCCGGCATCGATCCGCATTATTGCCGGCTGTATTTCGAGAAATATGTGAAGCTCGATCCGGCCACGACCGGGCAGTATTTCGCCGAGGTCGGCCAGCCGATCGCGGTCTCCGATCTGATGCCGCAGGACGAACTGCGCGAGACGCGCTTCTATCGCGAGTGGGCCGCGCCACAGGGCATGGTCGATTTCATCTCGACCGTGATCGACAAGTCCGCGACCTCCGCCGCCTTGTTCGGCGTGTTCCGCTACGAAGCCGACGGCCTGACGGATGAGGCCGCGCGCATGCGCATGCAGCTGATCGCGCCGCATATCCGCCGCGCCGTGCAGATCGGACGGCTGATCGATCTGAGGTCGGCGGAGGCGTCGGCGTTCGCGCAGACATTGGAGCGGATGACGTGCGGCGTCAGCCTGGTCGACGCGCTGGGGCGGCTCGTTCACGCCAATGCGGCCGGCCGGCAATTGCTCGATGCGGGCGATCCGCTGTTCACGCGGGACGGCCGCCTGGCCGCGCGCGACGGCCGGGTGGATCAAGCGCTGCAGGACCTCATCGCCAGGGCCGGGACCCGCGATGCGACGCTCGGCACCGATGGCGCTGCGCTGCTGCTGACGGCGCAGGACGGCACCCATCACGTCGCCCATCTGCTGCCGCTGACATCGCACGCGCGCCGCAAGACGGGGCAGCTGTACGAAGCGAGCGCTGCGATCTTCCTGCGTCGGACCCGGCTCGAGCCCGTGCAATCCCCTGAGCTGATCGCCAGGGCTTACCGTCTCACGCCGACCGAGTTGCGCGTGCTGCTCGGCATCGTCGATATCGGCGGCGTTCCGGAGGTCGCAAACCTGCTCCGCGTCGCCGAGACCACCATCAAGACCCATCTGCGCCGCATCTTCATCAAGACCGGGGCCGAGCGGCAGGCTGATCTCATCAAGCTCGCGGCGGGATTTGCCATGCCTCTGTCTCGTTGA
- a CDS encoding TCR/Tet family MFS transporter, with protein MVDTELTSSDGVPSPQAPRRGVVAFIFVTILLDMLALGLIMPILPKLIESFVANDTAQAARIFGLFGTAWALMQFVFSPVLGSLSDRFGRRPVILLSNFGLAADYVLMALAPSLAWLFVGRLISGVTSASISTAFAYISDLTPPDRRAAVFGRIGAAFGAGFVLGPATGGLLGDIDPRLPFWAAAGLSFANALYGLLVLPESLPAERRSPFRWRTANPLGALQLLRSDRMLAGLSVVNFITQLAHVVLPSTFVLYATYRYGWDTRTVGLTLAIVGVCAMIVQGGAVGLIVRSLGERGALMLGLCSGTIGFLIFGLAPTGTLSWLGIPAMALWGVSGAAIQALMTRLVPSDRQGQLQGATSSVQSMAQLAGPFLFTLTFAYFIGAAAPVHLPGAPFLLATALLIIAIGIAMQTLRAGKEKPSA; from the coding sequence ATGGTCGACACCGAGCTCACGAGTTCCGACGGCGTGCCGTCGCCGCAGGCGCCACGCCGCGGCGTCGTCGCGTTCATCTTCGTCACCATCCTGCTCGACATGCTGGCGCTCGGGCTGATCATGCCGATCCTGCCCAAGCTGATCGAAAGCTTCGTCGCCAATGACACGGCGCAGGCGGCGCGCATCTTCGGCCTGTTCGGCACCGCCTGGGCGCTGATGCAGTTCGTGTTCTCGCCGGTGCTCGGCAGCCTGTCGGACCGGTTCGGTCGGCGCCCCGTGATCCTGCTGTCGAACTTCGGCCTCGCCGCCGACTACGTGCTGATGGCGCTGGCGCCGTCGCTCGCCTGGCTGTTCGTCGGCCGGCTGATCTCCGGCGTCACCTCGGCGAGCATCTCGACTGCCTTCGCCTACATCTCCGACCTCACGCCGCCGGACCGCCGCGCCGCGGTCTTCGGCCGCATCGGTGCGGCGTTCGGCGCCGGCTTCGTGCTCGGCCCCGCCACCGGCGGCCTGCTCGGCGACATCGATCCCCGGCTGCCGTTCTGGGCGGCCGCAGGGCTCAGCTTCGCCAATGCACTGTACGGACTGTTGGTGCTGCCGGAATCATTGCCGGCCGAACGGCGCAGCCCGTTCCGCTGGCGCACCGCCAATCCGCTTGGCGCGCTGCAATTGCTGCGCTCCGATCGCATGCTCGCCGGCCTGTCGGTCGTCAACTTCATCACCCAGCTCGCCCATGTCGTGCTGCCGTCGACCTTCGTGCTCTATGCGACCTATCGCTACGGCTGGGATACGCGCACGGTCGGCCTGACGCTGGCGATCGTCGGTGTCTGCGCCATGATCGTGCAGGGCGGGGCAGTCGGACTGATCGTGCGCTCGCTGGGCGAACGCGGGGCGCTGATGCTCGGGCTGTGCTCGGGGACGATCGGATTTCTGATCTTCGGCCTGGCGCCGACGGGGACGTTGAGCTGGCTCGGCATTCCCGCGATGGCGCTGTGGGGCGTGTCGGGGGCGGCGATCCAGGCGCTGATGACGCGGCTGGTGCCGTCGGACCGGCAGGGCCAGCTGCAGGGCGCAACGTCGAGCGTGCAGAGCATGGCCCAGCTCGCAGGCCCGTTCCTGTTCACGCTGACCTTCGCCTATTTCATCGGTGCCGCCGCGCCGGTGCATCTGCCCGGCGCGCCATTTCTGCTGGCAACCGCGCTGCTGATCATAGCGATCGGGATTGCCATGCAGACGCTGCGCGCGGGCAAAGAAAAACCCTCAGCCTGA
- the der gene encoding ribosome biogenesis GTPase Der, whose protein sequence is MPFTIAIIGRPNVGKSTLFNRLVGQKLALVDDMPGVTRDRREGEAKLYDLNFTIIDTAGLDEGPKGSLTARMQEQTETAIALADALFFVIDARIGLTPSDRAFADFARRADKPVLLLANKSEGKHGELGAMESYALGLGDPIQISAEHGEGMGELYDAVSKLVPPTEDEDEEREETDEERASRPIRVAIVGRPNAGKSTLINHLLGEERLLTSPEAGTTRDSIAVEIEWKGRGFRIFDTAGLRRRSRIEEKLEKLSVADALRAVRFAEVVVLMMDAQNRFEEQDLRIADLIEREGRALVIAVNKWDLMDSNPGQISALRRDADHWLPQVAGAPIVAVSGLMGEGIDRLMQAIVESYAVWNRRVPTAALNRWFEQAIANNPPPAVSGRRLKLNYITQTKARPPSFVLFCSRADAIPQSYLRYLTNSMRETFELPGTPVRITLREKANPFAHKRKRPN, encoded by the coding sequence ATGCCTTTCACCATCGCCATCATCGGCCGGCCCAATGTCGGCAAATCGACCCTGTTCAACCGCCTGGTCGGACAGAAGCTGGCGCTCGTCGACGACATGCCGGGCGTCACCCGCGACCGCCGCGAGGGCGAGGCCAAGCTCTATGATCTCAACTTCACGATCATCGACACCGCCGGCCTCGACGAGGGCCCGAAGGGCTCGCTGACCGCGCGCATGCAGGAGCAGACGGAGACCGCGATCGCGCTTGCCGATGCGCTGTTCTTCGTGATCGATGCCCGCATCGGGCTGACGCCCTCCGACCGCGCCTTCGCCGATTTCGCCCGCCGCGCCGACAAGCCGGTGCTGCTGCTCGCCAACAAGAGCGAGGGCAAGCATGGCGAGCTCGGCGCCATGGAATCCTACGCGCTCGGCCTCGGCGACCCCATCCAGATCTCGGCCGAGCATGGCGAGGGCATGGGCGAGCTCTACGACGCCGTCAGCAAGCTGGTGCCTCCTACTGAGGACGAAGACGAGGAGCGCGAGGAGACCGACGAGGAGCGCGCGTCCAGGCCGATCCGCGTCGCCATCGTCGGCCGTCCCAATGCCGGCAAGTCGACCCTGATCAATCATCTGCTCGGCGAGGAGCGGCTGCTCACGAGTCCCGAGGCCGGCACCACACGCGACTCGATCGCGGTCGAGATCGAGTGGAAGGGCCGCGGCTTCCGCATCTTCGACACCGCAGGTCTGCGCCGGCGCTCGCGCATCGAGGAGAAGCTGGAGAAGCTGTCGGTAGCGGACGCGCTGCGTGCCGTGCGCTTCGCCGAGGTGGTCGTGCTGATGATGGACGCGCAGAACCGCTTCGAGGAGCAGGACCTGCGCATCGCGGACCTGATCGAGCGCGAGGGCCGTGCTCTGGTCATCGCCGTCAACAAATGGGACCTGATGGACAGCAATCCCGGCCAGATCTCCGCGCTGCGCAGGGATGCCGACCATTGGCTGCCACAGGTTGCGGGCGCGCCGATCGTCGCGGTGTCCGGCCTGATGGGCGAGGGCATCGACCGGCTGATGCAGGCGATCGTCGAGTCCTACGCGGTCTGGAACCGGCGCGTGCCGACCGCGGCGCTGAATCGCTGGTTCGAGCAGGCGATCGCCAACAATCCGCCACCGGCGGTCTCCGGCCGCCGCCTCAAGCTGAACTACATCACCCAGACCAAGGCGCGGCCGCCGAGCTTCGTGCTGTTCTGCTCGCGCGCCGACGCGATCCCGCAATCCTATCTGCGCTATCTCACCAACTCGATGCGCGAGACCTTCGAGCTGCCGGGCACGCCCGTGCGCATCACGCTGCGCGAAAAGGCCAACCCGTTCGCGCACAAGCGCAAGCGGCCGAACTAG
- a CDS encoding nitrate/nitrite transporter — protein MNRKDDVQAFAMIDKGFFKAGHAPTLLSAFLYFDMSFMVWVMLGPLGVQIANDLHLDAGQKGLMVAVPLLAGALLRVVNGVLVDRIGPRTTGMIGQTIVIVGLLIAWHFGVSSFVQVLVLGIVLGVAGSSFAVALPLASRWYPPEYQGIALGIAGAGNSGTVFSALFAPSLAAAFGWTNVLGLAVIPLAIAFIVYLIFAKDAPNPPPAKGLIEYLKVLRIGDAWWFMLFYSVTFGGFSGLASSLTIYFNVDYGLTPVTAGYFTAAAVFAGSLVRPIGGALADRIGGIRALTIMYLAAAAALILASFHLPQAWMALLSFIAGMLAFGMGNGAVFQLVPQRFRNEIGVMTGLVGMTGGIGGFYLASSLGFSKQITGSFQLGLLIFAALAIIAVVGLTMIKQRWRTTWGAANVSMAKI, from the coding sequence GTGAACCGCAAAGACGATGTGCAGGCATTCGCGATGATCGACAAGGGTTTCTTCAAGGCCGGTCACGCCCCTACGCTGCTTTCCGCGTTCCTGTACTTCGACATGAGCTTCATGGTCTGGGTGATGCTCGGACCGCTGGGCGTGCAGATCGCCAACGATCTCCACCTCGACGCCGGCCAAAAGGGACTCATGGTCGCCGTACCGCTGCTCGCCGGTGCGCTGTTGCGGGTCGTCAACGGCGTCCTGGTCGATCGCATCGGCCCGAGAACGACGGGCATGATCGGACAGACGATCGTCATCGTCGGCCTGCTGATCGCCTGGCATTTCGGCGTCAGCTCGTTTGTTCAGGTCCTGGTGCTCGGCATCGTCCTTGGCGTCGCCGGATCCTCGTTCGCGGTCGCCCTGCCGCTGGCCTCGCGATGGTATCCGCCCGAATATCAGGGCATCGCGCTCGGCATTGCCGGCGCCGGAAATTCAGGAACGGTGTTCTCGGCGCTGTTCGCACCGAGCCTTGCCGCGGCGTTCGGCTGGACCAACGTGCTGGGTCTGGCTGTGATCCCGCTCGCGATCGCCTTCATCGTCTACCTGATCTTCGCCAAGGACGCGCCGAATCCGCCGCCCGCCAAGGGGCTGATCGAGTACCTCAAGGTGCTTCGCATCGGTGACGCCTGGTGGTTCATGCTGTTCTACAGTGTCACCTTCGGCGGCTTCAGCGGGCTGGCGTCGTCGCTGACAATCTACTTCAACGTCGACTACGGGCTCACCCCGGTGACCGCCGGCTATTTCACCGCGGCAGCCGTGTTCGCCGGATCGCTGGTGCGCCCGATCGGCGGTGCGCTGGCCGACCGGATCGGCGGCATCCGCGCGCTGACGATCATGTATCTGGCGGCGGCCGCTGCATTGATCCTGGCCAGCTTCCACCTGCCGCAGGCCTGGATGGCGCTGCTGTCGTTCATCGCCGGCATGCTTGCATTCGGCATGGGCAATGGCGCGGTGTTCCAGCTCGTGCCGCAACGCTTCCGCAACGAGATTGGCGTGATGACCGGCCTCGTCGGCATGACCGGCGGCATCGGCGGCTTCTATCTCGCCTCCAGCCTCGGCTTCTCCAAGCAGATCACCGGATCGTTCCAGCTCGGGCTGCTGATCTTCGCCGCCCTCGCCATCATCGCCGTCGTCGGCCTGACCATGATCAAGCAGCGCTGGCGGACGACGTGGGGTGCGGCAAACGTCAGCATGGCCAAGATCTGA
- a CDS encoding NHL repeat-containing protein codes for MTRARRGRATGLARVILLFIIAAGSALLPRTSSAAEVPTFAVEPSWPKQLPNNWILGQVGGITVDGQGHIWVIHRPRSLTDDEKGAALNPPRSKCCVSAPPVLEFDTDGNLLRAWGDPGPGYEWVGREHGIEVDERGFVWIGGNADNDNAILKFTLDGKFVAQIGAIAPSKGSNDTTQLGKPAETAIDKEANEIYVADGYGNRRVIVFDATTLAYKRHWGAYGHVPDDSKQPPYDPKAPVAQQFGNPVHCVKIADDGLVYVCDRINDRIQVFKKDGTFVKEWFFEKNTLGNGAVWDIAIWPDPKQTYLLSADGENNEIRIIRRDDGSVVGSFGHNGRNAGQFHWVHAMAVDRQGNVYTAEVDTGKRIQKFRLTSDALR; via the coding sequence ATGACGCGAGCACGACGCGGACGCGCGACAGGGCTTGCCCGGGTCATCCTGCTATTCATCATTGCAGCCGGCAGCGCCCTGCTCCCTCGCACCAGCAGCGCGGCCGAGGTCCCGACCTTCGCCGTCGAGCCGTCATGGCCCAAGCAGCTCCCCAACAACTGGATCCTCGGCCAAGTCGGCGGCATCACCGTGGATGGCCAGGGCCACATCTGGGTCATCCACCGGCCGCGGTCGCTGACCGACGACGAGAAGGGCGCGGCGCTCAATCCGCCGCGCTCGAAATGCTGCGTCTCCGCGCCGCCGGTGCTGGAGTTCGATACCGACGGCAATCTGCTGCGCGCCTGGGGCGACCCGGGTCCAGGCTATGAATGGGTCGGCCGCGAGCACGGCATCGAGGTCGACGAGCGCGGCTTCGTCTGGATCGGCGGCAACGCCGACAACGACAATGCGATCCTGAAATTTACGCTCGACGGCAAGTTCGTCGCGCAGATCGGAGCGATCGCGCCGAGCAAGGGCTCGAACGACACCACGCAGCTCGGCAAGCCGGCGGAGACCGCGATCGACAAGGAGGCGAACGAGATCTATGTCGCCGACGGCTATGGCAACCGCCGCGTCATCGTGTTCGACGCAACGACGCTGGCCTACAAGCGCCATTGGGGCGCCTATGGCCATGTCCCCGATGACAGCAAGCAGCCGCCCTACGATCCCAAGGCGCCGGTAGCCCAGCAATTCGGCAATCCCGTGCACTGCGTGAAGATCGCCGACGATGGCCTCGTCTATGTCTGCGACCGCATCAACGACCGCATCCAGGTATTCAAGAAGGACGGCACCTTCGTGAAGGAGTGGTTCTTCGAGAAAAACACGCTCGGCAATGGCGCGGTCTGGGACATCGCGATCTGGCCCGATCCGAAGCAGACCTACCTGCTCTCCGCCGACGGCGAGAATAACGAGATCCGCATCATCAGGCGGGATGATGGCAGCGTGGTCGGAAGCTTCGGCCACAATGGCCGCAATGCCGGCCAGTTTCACTGGGTGCACGCGATGGCCGTCGACAGACAGGGCAACGTTTATACCGCCGAGGTCGACACCGGGAAGCGCATCCAGAAATTCAGGCTGACCTCGGACGCTCTGCGTTAA
- a CDS encoding DUF3313 family protein — translation MTRLAPLNWTALASLVLATTGCASAPLERAGSLKNYDHLAEANGLVTRAQIKANRKELLEAKTIRIEPTAFPPRADVGLDEGERKLVANVINREMCLRLSERFRIVSSGEEADLTVKATVTHATATNATASAASQAASIAKSVALPGVPVPVPRLPVGLGTLTVEAEARDFAGFQKAAMVWARGATSVSTARMANDGDAYDLASEFGADFARLVSTGESPFGGLPSLPTVASVPAKLGGAPKYAACEQYGRFPGLKGFVGAGLGLPPDWTDKGADEARPAPPTQPSPEVASMEQQSSR, via the coding sequence ATGACGCGTCTTGCTCCGTTGAACTGGACGGCGCTCGCTTCCCTGGTATTGGCGACCACCGGCTGTGCCAGCGCACCGCTCGAGCGGGCAGGCTCGCTCAAGAACTATGACCATCTCGCCGAAGCCAATGGCCTGGTGACGCGTGCGCAGATCAAGGCCAACAGGAAAGAGCTGCTCGAGGCCAAGACGATCAGGATCGAGCCGACGGCCTTTCCGCCGCGTGCCGACGTCGGCCTCGACGAGGGTGAACGGAAGCTGGTCGCCAACGTCATCAACCGCGAGATGTGCCTGCGCCTGAGCGAGCGGTTTCGCATCGTCTCCTCGGGCGAGGAGGCGGATCTGACGGTGAAGGCAACCGTGACCCATGCCACCGCAACCAATGCGACGGCCTCGGCCGCGTCACAGGCGGCCTCGATCGCCAAGAGCGTCGCGTTGCCAGGCGTGCCGGTCCCGGTGCCGCGGCTGCCGGTCGGGCTGGGCACCTTGACGGTCGAGGCCGAGGCGCGCGACTTCGCGGGCTTTCAGAAGGCCGCGATGGTCTGGGCACGCGGCGCCACCTCTGTGTCCACCGCGCGGATGGCCAATGATGGCGACGCCTACGACCTCGCCTCCGAGTTCGGCGCCGACTTCGCCAGGCTGGTCTCGACCGGCGAGTCGCCGTTCGGCGGCCTGCCATCTCTGCCGACTGTCGCGAGTGTTCCGGCCAAGCTGGGGGGCGCCCCAAAATATGCCGCATGCGAGCAATATGGACGCTTCCCGGGCCTCAAGGGCTTCGTCGGTGCCGGCCTCGGCCTGCCGCCTGACTGGACCGACAAGGGGGCCGACGAGGCCAGGCCCGCGCCGCCGACGCAACCTTCACCGGAGGTCGCGAGCATGGAGCAGCAATCCTCGCGATGA
- a CDS encoding bifunctional protein-serine/threonine kinase/phosphatase, with amino-acid sequence MSSNSANPANKFISSSMRLVTQHAFETATGQRPDNQDYAGLVELREPNSGIIAAIADGVGGNSGGRVAAELCVRGFLEGLVGTWRSGNTRDAAVRSLEAINRWIHAVGSRDDDLKGMSCTFTAMISRGREIHILHVGDSRLYRLRGDQLQQMTADHALGPGQLNMLTRAVGAEGELRIDYVNEPAEAHDRFLLCTDGVYKSMSDRVLREVLMHRATPTETCRDLIERALATSVGDNATAIVLDLLELPPPAFGEIDRLVRDSAILALPAEGEIVDDFRIETMLSDSRYVRVLKATDMTDQRSVVLKFPKPLEGADRPMREAFLRELWIGSHVRSPYVGETLQLKALRQTRLYLATPFYDGVTLESLLREKSGLSLRTGLDIALKVARGVAALHRAEIIHRDIKPENIIVSLSQPGQPTAVKLIDLGVAKRLREANGSVISEPGTPSFMAPELFQGKPADETSDQFSLGVTIYRLFTGKYPYGEIEPFSRPRFRSPTPLSSIRPDLPAWLDRAIGRAIAPVPQDRYNDVFELIFELENGADRASPILVERKSFYDRNPLLFWKMVSTLLALLLAVSVYAGIRH; translated from the coding sequence TTGTCCAGCAATTCGGCCAACCCCGCCAATAAGTTCATCAGCAGTTCGATGCGTCTGGTGACGCAGCACGCGTTCGAAACCGCCACGGGGCAGCGGCCCGACAATCAGGACTACGCGGGCCTCGTCGAGTTGCGCGAGCCGAACTCCGGCATCATTGCCGCGATCGCCGATGGCGTCGGCGGAAACAGCGGCGGGCGCGTCGCCGCGGAGCTCTGTGTCCGCGGCTTCCTCGAAGGCCTGGTCGGGACATGGCGGTCGGGCAATACGCGCGATGCCGCGGTGAGAAGTCTCGAGGCCATCAACCGCTGGATCCATGCGGTCGGCAGTCGCGACGACGACCTGAAGGGCATGTCCTGCACCTTCACGGCCATGATCAGCCGCGGCCGGGAGATCCACATTCTCCACGTCGGAGACAGCAGGCTCTACCGGTTGCGCGGGGACCAGCTGCAGCAGATGACCGCGGACCATGCGCTCGGACCCGGTCAGCTGAACATGCTGACCCGCGCCGTCGGTGCCGAAGGCGAGCTCCGCATCGACTACGTCAATGAGCCGGCCGAAGCGCATGATCGCTTCCTGCTGTGCACCGATGGCGTCTACAAGAGCATGTCGGATCGCGTGCTGCGCGAGGTGCTGATGCACCGGGCGACGCCGACCGAGACCTGCCGGGATCTGATCGAGCGCGCGCTCGCGACCAGCGTCGGCGACAACGCGACCGCGATCGTTCTCGACCTGCTCGAGCTGCCGCCGCCGGCCTTCGGCGAGATCGACCGTCTGGTGAGGGACAGCGCGATCCTCGCATTGCCCGCCGAAGGCGAGATCGTCGATGATTTCCGCATCGAGACGATGCTGAGCGACAGCCGCTATGTCCGCGTCCTCAAGGCGACCGACATGACCGATCAGCGATCGGTGGTGTTGAAGTTTCCGAAGCCGCTGGAGGGCGCCGACCGGCCGATGCGCGAGGCGTTCCTGCGCGAACTCTGGATCGGATCGCATGTCCGCAGCCCGTATGTCGGCGAGACGCTGCAGCTCAAGGCGCTGCGGCAGACCCGGCTGTATCTCGCCACGCCGTTCTATGACGGCGTGACGCTGGAGAGCCTGCTGCGTGAGAAGTCGGGCCTTTCGCTTCGGACCGGTCTCGACATCGCGCTGAAGGTCGCCCGCGGAGTGGCGGCGCTGCACCGCGCTGAGATCATCCACCGCGACATCAAGCCCGAGAACATCATCGTCTCGCTGTCGCAGCCGGGACAGCCCACCGCGGTGAAGCTGATCGATCTCGGCGTTGCCAAGCGATTGCGCGAGGCCAATGGCTCTGTGATCAGCGAGCCGGGAACGCCGAGCTTCATGGCTCCCGAATTGTTTCAGGGCAAGCCGGCCGACGAAACCTCGGATCAGTTCTCGCTCGGCGTCACGATCTATCGTCTGTTTACCGGCAAGTATCCCTATGGCGAGATCGAGCCGTTCTCCCGGCCGCGGTTTCGCAGCCCCACACCGCTGTCCAGCATCAGGCCGGACCTGCCGGCCTGGCTCGATCGCGCCATCGGCCGCGCCATCGCGCCTGTGCCGCAGGACCGCTACAACGATGTGTTCGAGCTGATCTTCGAGCTCGAAAACGGGGCCGACAGGGCGTCGCCGATCCTGGTCGAGCGGAAATCGTTCTACGACCGCAATCCGCTGCTGTTTTGGAAGATGGTCTCGACGCTGCTGGCGCTGTTGCTTGCGGTGTCCGTCTATGCCGGGATCAGGCATTGA
- a CDS encoding ABC transporter substrate-binding protein, with product MTTSHARRIAALLAATTLSFAGSAFADDKVVKIGVLNDMSSLYADIGGPNSVAAINMAVEDSGMKAKGWTIEVISGDHQNKPDVGVSIGRQWLDNQKVDVIMDTPNSGVALAVSNLVKEKNAVLLNSGAATADLTGKACNANTISFTYDTYMLANGTGKALTKAGGDSWFFLTADYAFGHALERDTSAVVTANGGKVLGSVKHPINTADFSSFLLQAQSSKAKVIGLANAGGDTTNAIKQASEFGIVQGGQKLAALLLFVNDVHALGLKVAQGLTFTESFYWDLNEQTRAWSNRFQKLSPKGTMPSMTVAGNYAGTLHYLKALEALGGNPHDGAKVVAKMKEIPTDDPLFGKGPLRADGRRLIPAYLFEVKKPEESKYPWDYYKLIATIAPEDAAKPLEASECPLVKK from the coding sequence ATGACGACGTCTCATGCGCGGCGGATTGCCGCGTTGCTTGCTGCCACCACGCTCAGCTTTGCCGGCTCCGCCTTCGCCGACGACAAGGTCGTCAAGATCGGCGTGCTCAACGACATGTCCAGCCTCTATGCCGACATCGGCGGGCCCAACTCGGTTGCGGCCATCAACATGGCGGTCGAAGACTCTGGCATGAAGGCCAAGGGCTGGACCATCGAGGTCATCAGCGGCGACCACCAGAACAAGCCCGACGTCGGCGTCAGCATCGGCCGGCAGTGGCTCGACAACCAGAAGGTCGACGTGATCATGGACACGCCGAACTCCGGCGTGGCGCTCGCGGTATCCAATCTCGTCAAGGAGAAGAACGCGGTCCTGCTGAACTCCGGCGCCGCGACCGCCGACCTCACCGGCAAGGCCTGCAACGCCAACACCATCTCCTTCACCTACGACACCTACATGCTCGCCAACGGCACCGGCAAGGCGCTGACCAAGGCGGGCGGCGACAGCTGGTTCTTCCTGACTGCCGACTACGCGTTCGGCCATGCGCTGGAGCGCGACACTTCGGCGGTGGTCACCGCCAATGGCGGCAAGGTGCTCGGCTCGGTCAAGCACCCGATCAACACCGCCGACTTCTCGTCCTTCCTGCTGCAGGCGCAGTCGTCGAAGGCCAAGGTCATCGGCCTCGCCAATGCCGGCGGCGACACCACCAACGCGATCAAGCAGGCCTCGGAATTCGGCATCGTCCAGGGCGGCCAGAAGCTCGCCGCGTTGCTGCTGTTCGTCAACGACGTGCATGCGCTCGGCCTGAAGGTCGCGCAGGGCCTGACGTTCACCGAATCGTTCTACTGGGATCTGAACGAGCAGACCCGCGCCTGGTCCAACCGCTTCCAGAAGCTGTCACCGAAGGGCACGATGCCGTCGATGACGGTCGCCGGCAACTACGCCGGCACGCTGCATTACCTCAAGGCGCTGGAAGCGCTCGGCGGCAATCCGCATGACGGCGCCAAGGTCGTGGCCAAGATGAAGGAGATCCCGACCGACGATCCGCTGTTCGGCAAGGGCCCGCTGCGCGCCGACGGCCGCCGCCTGATCCCGGCCTATCTGTTCGAGGTCAAGAAGCCCGAAGAGTCCAAATATCCATGGGACTACTACAAGCTGATCGCGACCATCGCGCCCGAGGATGCCGCCAAGCCGCTCGAGGCGAGCGAGTGTCCGCTGGTGAAGAAGTAA